From the genome of Spirochaetaceae bacterium:
CACCGTGCAGCACCACGCCGTCGACCGGTTCCGCCGCCTGCCACTGTTCGAGCGCCAGCCGCAGGCCGTCGAGGGTGACCGGCTGCACGGCGCCGGACCGCGCCGTGAAGATCCGTCCCGACTCGTCAACGGTGACGGCGAACGCCGCCGTTGCATCCGGCGGGTCGGCCGCGGCGCGCGGAAGCTGCACGGGGACGGCGGACTGCACGGCGAACGTCGCGCTCACCATGAAGAAGATGACCACCAGGAACACCACGTCGATGAGTGGCGTGAGGGGCACCGCGGCCGCGGGGCTCAGCGAGCTCCGGTAGTATGGCAGATCGTTCGACATCCCCTCCCCCCCGTGGGCACGTTCGTGATCAGTATACCCGTTTGGCGCGACTCGCGCGCGGCGCCGCCGCTCCGCGCCGCCGCCTACGAATCCGCTTCGGGACTGAGCGAAGCCGCAATGAAGTGCGCCGTAATCTCGCTGACCGCAATGTTGAGGCGCGCAACGGTGCGCTGGACGTGGTTCACGAACAGGTGGTGGCACAGCGTGCTCGGAATCGCCACGGCAAGGCCGGCCGCGGTGGTGATGAGCGCCTGCCCGATGCCGCCGGACAGGATCGTCAGATCCATGCTGCCGGCGCTGCGCATGCCCACGAATGCGGAGATCATGCCGACGACGGTACCGAGCAGGCCCAGCAACGTGGCCACGTTGGCGATGTTCTGCAAGGAGGAAACGTGCCGCTCGAGCGCGGCGATCTCGGTCAGCACCACGTGGTCGAGCGTACGGCGCTGGTCCGGATCGGCAAGCAGTGGGCCGCAGTCGAGCGCGGCGGCGAGCACGCGAGCCTGCGGCGAACGCCCGCGGCGCAGGGTCCGTGCCACCTGCCCGGCCGGCGTATGGGTGAGCAGCTTCAACACCTCGCCGGTCGACTCGTCGCCGGTGGCGCGCTGCTGCCAGTAGAACAGCGCACGCTCGAAGATCAGGAACACCGCACCGAGCGACAGCAGCAGGATCGGAACGAGCAGGACTCCACCCTGGGCAATGAGAGCTGACATGCGTGCAGAGGCTACGGTGGCGCGGTCAGGCGCACGACATCGCGGGCGTACTCGAATCGCACACCCCACGTCAAGTCGCTTGCCGCCGCCAGTGCATTGATGCCGGCAGTCAGTTGCAGGCGGTGCCCCCACGCCGGCGACCAGCGTAGCCCGGCGATCACG
Proteins encoded in this window:
- a CDS encoding biopolymer transporter ExbD, whose translation is MSNDLPYYRSSLSPAAAVPLTPLIDVVFLVVIFFMVSATFAVQSAVPVQLPRAAADPPDATAAFAVTVDESGRIFTARSGAVQPVTLDGLRLALEQWQAAEPVDGVVLHGDARASYGRLVAVMDAIRSAGVTDIRLVTAYPDAS
- a CDS encoding MotA/TolQ/ExbB proton channel family protein — protein: MSALIAQGGVLLVPILLLSLGAVFLIFERALFYWQQRATGDESTGEVLKLLTHTPAGQVARTLRRGRSPQARVLAAALDCGPLLADPDQRRTLDHVVLTEIAALERHVSSLQNIANVATLLGLLGTVVGMISAFVGMRSAGSMDLTILSGGIGQALITTAAGLAVAIPSTLCHHLFVNHVQRTVARLNIAVSEITAHFIAASLSPEADS